A window from Hymenobacter volaticus encodes these proteins:
- a CDS encoding SDR family NAD(P)-dependent oxidoreductase has product MKAEKRNNWLALAGAGALLAAATLWSNRRGSYNLQGRVVLITGGSRGLGLILARQAVAEGAKVAICARDADELERARQELAAGGAEVLAVSRDLMVPGEVRTMVAEVQEKLGPIDVLINNAGIITGGPLDHMELREYEESMDTHFWAPLHAMQAVLPDMRQRGEGRIVNIASVGGKVAVPHLAPYCASKFALVGLSESFRSELLQYGIQVTTVCPGLLRTGSPPHAIIKGQHIKEYAWFTIADSMPAITVGAESAARQIWNACRRGDAEIIIGLPAKLLSGIHGLAPGTTADMLSWVNRALPGPTDEQGDARRYGHESESPITQSWLTTLTRKAAKKNNQQ; this is encoded by the coding sequence ATGAAAGCAGAAAAACGTAATAACTGGTTGGCCCTGGCCGGGGCTGGCGCGCTGCTAGCGGCCGCCACGTTGTGGAGCAATCGGCGCGGCTCCTACAACCTACAGGGCCGAGTGGTCTTGATTACCGGCGGATCGCGCGGCTTGGGGTTGATTTTGGCCCGCCAAGCCGTAGCCGAAGGCGCCAAAGTAGCCATCTGTGCTCGTGACGCCGATGAACTGGAGCGCGCCCGACAAGAGCTAGCTGCGGGCGGCGCCGAGGTACTAGCTGTTTCCCGCGACCTAATGGTGCCCGGCGAAGTGCGCACTATGGTGGCCGAAGTGCAGGAAAAACTAGGCCCCATCGACGTGTTGATCAACAACGCGGGCATCATCACCGGCGGCCCGCTCGACCACATGGAGTTGCGCGAATACGAAGAGTCGATGGATACGCACTTCTGGGCGCCGCTGCACGCCATGCAAGCCGTGCTACCCGACATGCGCCAGCGAGGCGAGGGCCGTATCGTGAACATTGCCTCGGTGGGCGGTAAAGTGGCGGTGCCGCACTTGGCGCCGTACTGCGCCAGCAAGTTTGCGCTGGTGGGCCTCTCCGAAAGTTTCCGCTCCGAGTTGCTGCAATATGGCATTCAGGTTACTACGGTTTGTCCCGGCTTGCTACGCACTGGCAGTCCGCCGCATGCCATCATCAAAGGCCAGCACATCAAGGAGTACGCCTGGTTTACCATCGCCGATTCCATGCCCGCCATTACGGTTGGGGCCGAGTCGGCGGCCCGCCAGATTTGGAACGCCTGCCGCCGCGGCGACGCCGAAATCATCATTGGGCTGCCCGCGAAGCTGCTTTCCGGCATCCACGGCCTAGCGCCTGGCACCACCGCCGACATGCTGAGCTGGGTGAATCGGGCCCTGCCCGGCCCCACCGACGAGCAAGGCGATGCCCGCCGCTACGGCCACGAAAGCGAGTCCCCCATCACTCAATCTTGGCTCACCACGCTCACGCGCAAGGCAGCCAAGAAAAACAACCAGCAGTAA
- the mutM gene encoding DNA-formamidopyrimidine glycosylase, giving the protein MPELPEVETYRRFLDDIILHQPITAFEVKDAHVLVTDEDTLRKALVGRHVTATRRLGKNCFLELDNGQVLALHFGMTGDVGAYRDDHDAPRFTRVAFHLADGLRVAFIDPRKFGRIRLVESVAQYQKAKKLGPDALDVTPEHLQAVLGTKKPMIKPLLLDQGITAGLGNWIVDEVLFQAKIHPERRAHTLSSKEFKALHAAIQLVLTTAIQHEATYRHFPASFLIHAREWDDSATPGTDAHTFCPRHPKTLIDKGYVGGRATYHCPRCQPAPASDMDSSASATGAKPDEQHQQSA; this is encoded by the coding sequence GTGCCCGAATTACCCGAAGTTGAAACCTACCGCCGCTTCCTCGACGACATCATCCTGCACCAACCTATTACGGCGTTTGAAGTGAAAGACGCCCACGTCCTTGTGACCGACGAAGACACGTTGCGCAAGGCCTTGGTCGGCCGTCACGTAACGGCCACTCGCCGCCTCGGCAAAAACTGCTTTCTAGAGCTCGACAACGGCCAGGTGCTGGCCTTGCATTTCGGCATGACCGGCGACGTGGGCGCCTACCGCGACGACCACGACGCGCCCCGCTTCACCCGCGTCGCCTTCCACCTGGCTGATGGCCTGCGCGTCGCCTTCATCGACCCGCGCAAGTTCGGCCGTATCCGGCTTGTGGAAAGCGTAGCACAGTATCAGAAAGCCAAGAAGCTCGGCCCCGACGCGCTAGATGTGACGCCCGAGCACCTGCAAGCCGTGCTCGGCACCAAAAAGCCGATGATCAAGCCGCTGCTTCTTGACCAAGGCATCACGGCGGGTCTCGGCAACTGGATTGTGGATGAAGTACTGTTTCAAGCCAAGATTCATCCGGAGCGCCGGGCGCATACGCTTAGTTCCAAAGAGTTTAAAGCCCTGCACGCCGCCATCCAATTGGTGCTTACCACCGCTATTCAACACGAAGCCACCTATCGACACTTCCCGGCTTCGTTCCTGATTCACGCCCGCGAGTGGGACGATTCCGCCACCCCCGGCACGGACGCCCACACCTTCTGTCCCCGCCACCCCAAAACGTTGATTGATAAAGGCTACGTGGGCGGCCGGGCTACTTACCATTGCCCACGGTGTCAGCCGGCCCCAGCCTCAGACATGGATAGCAGCGCCAGCGCAACAGGTGCCAAACCCGATGAGCAGCACCAACAAAGCGCTTAG
- a CDS encoding PhzF family phenazine biosynthesis protein: MPTLPFLLVDAFTETPLGGNPCAVVLDADNLTDEQMQRLAREFNQSETAFVRRSADADFGVRFFTPAEEIPLAGHPTIATVVALMHAGRLPLTGPRTTLQLALRDGPIRIDVDAAAAPDELPQVLMTQRKPVFGLLHDPAVVAPLFGLTPNDVLPGAPIQTVSTGTRQLMMFLRDHDALRRATPPEPAAYARYRATSDFFSPHLFCLGGATPTGHTFARQFGTPPDLAEDPVTGSATGGMAAYLWHYAYLAQPDFIAEQGHWLGRPGTINVHVAGPREDIEFVRIGGTGVVLVEGKLTM; this comes from the coding sequence ATGCCTACGCTCCCTTTCTTGCTTGTTGATGCTTTCACAGAAACCCCGCTGGGCGGCAATCCGTGCGCAGTGGTTTTGGATGCCGACAACCTTACCGACGAGCAGATGCAGCGCTTGGCGAGGGAATTCAACCAGTCGGAAACCGCCTTCGTGCGTCGTTCTGCAGACGCAGATTTTGGTGTTCGCTTCTTTACGCCAGCCGAAGAAATTCCGCTGGCCGGGCACCCCACCATTGCCACCGTTGTGGCGCTGATGCACGCGGGCCGCTTGCCGCTCACGGGTCCGCGCACCACATTGCAGCTCGCCCTGCGCGACGGTCCTATTCGTATCGATGTGGACGCGGCGGCTGCCCCAGACGAGCTACCGCAGGTGTTAATGACGCAACGCAAGCCTGTGTTTGGGTTGTTGCACGATCCGGCGGTGGTAGCACCGCTCTTTGGCCTCACGCCCAACGATGTGTTGCCCGGCGCGCCAATCCAAACGGTGAGCACCGGCACCCGGCAGCTAATGATGTTCCTACGCGACCATGACGCTCTGCGCCGGGCCACGCCACCCGAACCCGCTGCCTACGCCCGCTACCGCGCCACCTCTGATTTCTTTAGTCCGCATCTGTTTTGCTTGGGCGGTGCCACCCCTACGGGGCATACGTTTGCCCGGCAGTTTGGCACGCCTCCCGACCTGGCCGAAGACCCGGTTACGGGTTCGGCTACCGGCGGCATGGCGGCGTACCTCTGGCACTACGCCTACCTTGCTCAACCTGATTTCATTGCCGAGCAAGGGCACTGGTTAGGTCGGCCAGGCACTATAAATGTGCATGTAGCCGGCCCTCGCGAAGACATCGAGTTCGTGCGCATTGGTGGCACCGGCGTGGTGCTCGTAGAAGGCAAGCTGACAATGTAA
- a CDS encoding radical SAM protein, translating to MPERPYIYYDFTLSLCPECLRRIEAKIVFEDGNVYMLKRCPEHGRQKVRIATDIEYYKSIRNYVKPSETPRRFNMATHYGCPYDCGLCTDHEQHSCLTVVEITDRCNLTCPTCYAESSPTHGRHRTLEEVEAMVDLVVANEGEPDVVQLSGGEPTLHPQFWEILDMCKRKPIKHLMVNTNGVRLAKDEAFVARLATYAGAFEVYLQFDSFRENVLQTMRGRDLREVRQKAIANLNKHNLSTTLVVTLQKGLNDDEMGDIIDYALKQRCVRGVTFQPTQAAGRLDNFNPATDSFSLTEVRQGIINQSSVFTAADLLPVPCNPDALAMAYALKLDGEVFPLTRYLDPAELLTNSSNTIVYERDPRLRQHMLKLFSTANTVDTVVPEINQLLCCLPQVSAPNLSYDNLFRIIILQFMDAHNFDVRAVKKSCVHIVSKDLKIVPFETMNIFYRDAEKLARLDELRSERTGII from the coding sequence ATGCCCGAACGTCCTTATATCTACTACGATTTCACCCTGAGCCTCTGCCCGGAATGCCTGCGCCGCATCGAGGCCAAAATCGTGTTCGAGGACGGGAATGTGTATATGCTCAAGCGCTGCCCCGAGCATGGGCGCCAAAAGGTGCGCATCGCCACCGATATCGAATATTACAAGAGCATCCGCAACTACGTGAAGCCGAGCGAAACGCCGCGCCGCTTCAACATGGCCACCCACTACGGCTGCCCCTACGACTGCGGCCTCTGCACCGACCACGAGCAGCACAGCTGCCTCACGGTGGTGGAAATAACCGACCGCTGCAACCTTACCTGCCCCACCTGCTACGCCGAAAGCAGCCCGACACACGGCCGCCACCGCACCTTAGAGGAAGTGGAAGCCATGGTGGACCTAGTGGTGGCCAACGAAGGCGAGCCCGACGTGGTGCAATTGTCCGGCGGTGAGCCCACGCTGCACCCGCAGTTCTGGGAGATTCTGGATATGTGCAAGCGCAAACCCATCAAGCACCTGATGGTGAACACCAACGGCGTGCGCCTAGCCAAAGACGAAGCCTTTGTGGCACGGCTAGCTACCTATGCGGGCGCCTTTGAAGTGTACTTGCAGTTCGACTCGTTCCGCGAGAACGTGTTGCAAACCATGCGCGGCCGCGACCTGCGCGAAGTGCGCCAAAAGGCCATAGCAAACCTCAACAAACACAACCTCAGCACCACGCTGGTCGTGACCCTGCAAAAAGGCCTCAACGATGACGAGATGGGCGACATCATCGACTACGCCCTCAAGCAACGTTGCGTGCGCGGCGTCACGTTTCAGCCCACCCAAGCCGCCGGCCGCCTCGACAATTTTAACCCAGCTACCGATTCGTTTTCGCTCACCGAAGTACGGCAGGGCATCATCAACCAAAGCTCGGTGTTTACCGCCGCCGACCTGCTGCCCGTACCCTGCAACCCCGACGCGCTAGCCATGGCCTACGCCCTGAAGCTGGACGGCGAAGTCTTCCCGCTCACGCGCTACCTCGACCCCGCCGAACTGCTCACCAACAGCAGCAACACCATCGTGTATGAGCGTGACCCGCGCCTGCGTCAGCACATGCTCAAGCTGTTCAGCACGGCTAATACCGTGGATACGGTGGTGCCCGAAATCAACCAGTTGTTGTGCTGTTTGCCGCAGGTCTCGGCCCCCAATCTGAGCTACGACAACCTGTTCCGCATTATCATCTTGCAGTTCATGGACGCGCACAATTTCGACGTGCGGGCCGTGAAAAAATCCTGCGTTCATATTGTGAGCAAAGACCTGAAAATCGTGCCCTTCGAAACCATGAACATCTTCTACCGCGACGCCGAGAAGCTGGCGCGGCTAGATGAACTGCGGTCCGAACGCACGGGCATTATCTAA
- a CDS encoding sulfite exporter TauE/SafE family protein has protein sequence MITTLTLALLCLFAFMAGFIDSMVGGGGLIQLPAMLLLLKGVPEATIFGTGKVSSLMGTAAALRRYAGQVPIQWRSVGTAAATAGTFAFLGARVVSMFPRELLRPMVLGLLVVIALYTFWRKDLGSLHAPRLSPRREVWVAIIMGAVIGFYDGFFGPGTGSFLLFTFVGLFGYDFLTASASAKLVNVATNIAGLAYFAYTGQVLWMVALPMALCNMVGSSLGAQVALKQGTGFVRILFLVVVSGIILKLGWETFQ, from the coding sequence GTGATTACCACTCTGACTCTCGCACTGCTGTGTTTGTTCGCCTTTATGGCGGGTTTTATTGATTCGATGGTCGGTGGGGGCGGGTTGATTCAACTGCCGGCGATGCTGCTGCTGCTAAAGGGTGTACCGGAGGCTACCATTTTCGGGACTGGTAAAGTATCGTCGTTGATGGGTACGGCGGCCGCGCTACGGCGCTACGCTGGTCAGGTACCTATTCAGTGGCGGTCTGTGGGTACGGCAGCGGCCACAGCGGGTACTTTCGCGTTTCTGGGGGCGCGGGTAGTAAGCATGTTTCCGCGCGAATTGCTGCGGCCGATGGTACTGGGGCTGCTGGTGGTTATTGCCCTCTACACGTTTTGGCGCAAAGACTTAGGCTCTCTGCACGCCCCGCGCCTCTCACCCCGCCGTGAAGTGTGGGTGGCCATTATCATGGGCGCGGTTATCGGCTTCTACGACGGCTTTTTCGGTCCCGGCACGGGTAGTTTCCTGCTCTTCACGTTTGTCGGACTGTTCGGCTACGATTTTCTAACGGCGTCGGCGTCGGCCAAGCTCGTCAACGTAGCCACCAACATTGCGGGGCTAGCTTACTTTGCTTACACTGGGCAAGTGCTCTGGATGGTAGCCTTGCCCATGGCCCTATGCAATATGGTTGGCTCCAGCCTGGGTGCGCAAGTAGCCCTCAAACAAGGCACCGGTTTCGTCCGAATTCTATTTCTGGTAGTCGTCAGCGGCATCATCCTCAAACTAGGCTGGGAAACGTTTCAGTGA
- a CDS encoding prolipoprotein diacylglyceryl transferase encodes MSYPVHLTLGPLFLPVHLLCEVLAYTLGYRYYQRLRTRTTDPISSEHRLWIFVGCSVGALLGSRLLGLLEHPEVLLHPPGGALYYFTNKTIVGGFLGGLIGVELTKKRLGITASSGDLMVFPLLLGLSIGRLGCHLSGLEDGTYGTATALPWGIDFGDGIPRHPTNLYEILFLGVLALLLWLQERRRPLPNGRRFQLFLAAYLLFRLLAEFIKPTPPLPGLGLTAIQCACVAGLGYYVWVWWRRDRAMAALPLE; translated from the coding sequence TTGTCGTATCCCGTTCACCTCACGCTGGGCCCACTTTTTTTGCCTGTACACTTGCTGTGCGAGGTGCTGGCCTACACCCTGGGCTACCGCTACTATCAGCGCTTACGCACGCGTACCACCGACCCCATTTCCAGCGAGCACCGCCTCTGGATTTTCGTGGGCTGCTCAGTGGGGGCGTTACTCGGCTCTCGGCTGCTCGGGTTGCTCGAACACCCGGAAGTATTGCTGCACCCACCCGGCGGCGCGCTCTATTATTTCACCAACAAAACCATTGTCGGGGGCTTTCTAGGCGGCCTGATCGGCGTGGAACTCACCAAGAAGCGCCTAGGTATTACCGCCTCCAGCGGCGACCTGATGGTGTTTCCGCTGCTGCTGGGCCTAAGCATTGGGCGGCTCGGCTGTCACCTCAGCGGGCTCGAAGACGGCACCTACGGCACCGCCACCGCCTTGCCCTGGGGCATTGACTTCGGCGACGGTATCCCGCGCCACCCCACCAACCTCTACGAAATCCTATTTTTAGGCGTGCTGGCGCTGCTGCTATGGCTGCAGGAACGGCGCCGGCCGTTGCCCAATGGTCGCCGGTTTCAGTTGTTTCTGGCAGCGTATCTACTGTTTCGGTTGCTGGCGGAATTCATTAAGCCCACGCCGCCACTGCCTGGGCTCGGACTTACGGCTATTCAGTGTGCTTGTGTGGCAGGACTAGGGTATTATGTTTGGGTGTGGTGGAGGCGAGACAGAGCAATGGCTGCTCTGCCGCTTGAGTAA